In one candidate division KSB1 bacterium genomic region, the following are encoded:
- a CDS encoding 2-oxoacid:acceptor oxidoreductase subunit alpha, translated as MKDVKTLEHVTIRFAGDSGDGMQLTGNQFTQTTAFSQNDLSTFPDYPAEIRAPAGTLHGVSGFQIHFSSELIYTPGDNIDVLIAMNPAALKVNLNLLIHNATIIVNEDSFTSKNLKLAGFEKNPLDDGTLSAYQVIRVELNRLTLKALENIELSHKEKDRCKNFYALGMVYWLYQRDLDPTLYWIKTKFAKSPVLIEANTTALIGGRNFADSTQIFNTSYKIAKAKIEPGVYRNMTGNEALVLGMVTAGQKSGLNIFLASYPITPATEVLQFTSLHKNFGIRTLQAEDEISAIGIALGASFAGDIGMTVTSGPGLALKNEFLGLAVMTELPLVIFDIQRAGPSTGMPTKTEQADLWIAMHGRSSEAPLPIIAANGPVDCFNVAYEAIKIAVQFMTPVLVLSDLYIANGAEPWKIPNPDKLPEIKINLADKDDPYLPYERDEKSLARKWALPGTPNLEHRIGGLEKEDVTGNISYDAENHDKMVRLRAEKIQRVGDFVQEPTLHGDESGDVLVVSWGSTYGAVLTTVDFLRAKGEKVSFYHLRWINPLPKSLGKHIKKFKKILVPEVNLGQLIHIIRGKYLVDAVGFNKVKGLPLRIDELKAAILKLIEE; from the coding sequence ATGAAAGATGTAAAAACCCTTGAACATGTAACGATTCGGTTTGCCGGTGATTCAGGCGATGGTATGCAACTTACCGGAAATCAATTCACCCAGACAACCGCATTCTCCCAAAATGATTTAAGCACATTTCCCGATTATCCGGCGGAAATCCGGGCGCCTGCTGGAACATTGCACGGTGTTTCCGGATTCCAAATTCATTTTAGCAGCGAGCTGATTTATACACCCGGTGACAATATTGATGTCCTGATTGCAATGAATCCGGCGGCTTTAAAAGTTAATCTTAATTTATTGATTCACAATGCAACGATTATAGTCAATGAAGATAGTTTTACATCAAAGAATTTGAAATTAGCTGGATTTGAGAAAAACCCGTTAGACGACGGAACATTAAGCGCATACCAGGTAATCCGGGTTGAGTTAAACCGTCTAACTCTGAAGGCATTGGAAAACATTGAGTTATCTCATAAAGAAAAGGACAGATGCAAAAATTTCTATGCACTGGGAATGGTATATTGGCTCTACCAGCGTGACCTGGATCCGACTTTATATTGGATCAAAACAAAGTTTGCCAAAAGCCCGGTTTTAATTGAGGCAAACACAACGGCGCTTATCGGTGGCAGAAACTTTGCCGATTCAACCCAAATTTTCAATACTTCATACAAAATTGCGAAAGCCAAGATAGAGCCAGGTGTTTATAGAAACATGACTGGCAATGAAGCTTTGGTATTAGGCATGGTTACCGCCGGGCAAAAATCCGGCCTGAATATTTTCCTTGCCAGCTATCCTATAACGCCGGCGACCGAAGTTTTGCAATTTACTTCCCTTCATAAAAATTTTGGCATTCGAACCCTGCAGGCAGAAGATGAAATTTCGGCCATCGGCATTGCGTTGGGAGCATCCTTTGCCGGAGATATTGGGATGACAGTGACCAGCGGCCCGGGATTGGCATTGAAAAATGAATTTCTTGGCTTGGCTGTGATGACAGAATTACCGTTGGTGATTTTTGATATACAAAGAGCCGGTCCGAGTACCGGTATGCCAACCAAAACAGAACAGGCAGATTTGTGGATTGCAATGCATGGCAGAAGTTCGGAAGCGCCTTTGCCCATTATTGCAGCGAATGGCCCGGTGGATTGTTTTAACGTAGCCTACGAAGCAATAAAGATTGCCGTACAATTCATGACGCCGGTTTTGGTCTTATCTGATTTATACATTGCGAATGGCGCCGAACCCTGGAAAATCCCAAATCCTGATAAACTTCCGGAAATCAAAATTAATTTAGCAGATAAAGATGATCCTTACTTACCCTACGAAAGAGACGAAAAAAGCCTGGCCCGGAAATGGGCTTTACCGGGAACGCCAAATTTGGAACATCGCATAGGTGGGCTGGAAAAGGAAGACGTTACCGGAAATATTTCTTATGATGCGGAAAATCATGATAAAATGGTTCGGTTGCGGGCTGAAAAAATTCAACGTGTTGGAGATTTTGTTCAGGAGCCTACTCTGCATGGAGATGAGTCCGGTGATGTTTTGGTGGTAAGCTGGGGCAGTACTTATGGTGCAGTGTTAACAACGGTCGATTTTCTAAGAGCAAAAGGGGAAAAAGTTTCCTTTTATCACTTACGATGGATCAATCCATTGCCTAAATCCCTGGGAAAACACATTAAGAAATTTAAGAAAATATTGGTGCCGGAAGTAAATTTGGGACAACTTATTCACATTATTCGTGGGAAATATCTGGTCGATGCAGTTGGATTCAACAAAGTTAAAGGACTTCCCCTGAGAATTGATGAATTAAAAGCAGCAATTTTAAAATTAATTGAGGAATAA
- a CDS encoding 2-oxoacid:ferredoxin oxidoreductase subunit beta → MAEQTTVQIDTTITKQNITSDQEVRWCVGCGDYSILAQMKKTLIDLGLPREKTVFVSGIGCSSRFPYYLDTYGFHTIHGRAPAVATGVKLANPDLSVWVITGDGDGLSIGGNHLLHLFRRNLDINVILFNNQIYGLTKGQYSPTSPVGKVTKSSPYGSLDGPINPISFALGCSATFVARAMDRDPKHLVEMLKRAHAHKGCSFVEVYQNCNIYNDGIYFNLTDPATKSDNVVYLEHNEPLIYGKEKNTGVKLNGFKFEKAELKTEADHEKLFKHDEKNPDPGYAFMLSGLTENPELPTPLGVFRELEQDSFDKMFHQQIEDVKKDKGKGDIKKLLLTGETWTIN, encoded by the coding sequence ATGGCTGAGCAAACTACCGTTCAAATCGATACGACTATTACGAAACAAAATATTACCTCGGACCAGGAAGTTCGCTGGTGTGTAGGCTGTGGCGATTATTCCATACTGGCGCAAATGAAAAAAACATTGATTGATCTTGGTCTTCCGCGAGAAAAGACAGTGTTTGTTTCCGGAATTGGTTGTTCCAGCCGTTTCCCTTATTATCTGGATACATATGGATTTCACACCATTCATGGGCGGGCTCCTGCCGTGGCTACCGGGGTTAAACTGGCAAATCCGGATCTTTCCGTTTGGGTTATAACAGGTGATGGCGATGGGCTGAGTATAGGCGGAAATCATCTATTACATCTCTTTCGCAGGAATTTAGATATCAATGTTATCTTATTTAATAACCAGATCTATGGGCTTACCAAAGGCCAATATTCACCAACCTCTCCAGTGGGTAAAGTAACCAAGTCTTCCCCTTACGGCAGCCTGGATGGCCCCATCAACCCGATTTCTTTTGCCCTGGGATGCAGCGCAACTTTCGTCGCAAGAGCCATGGACCGCGATCCGAAACATTTGGTTGAGATGTTAAAACGAGCTCACGCCCATAAAGGATGCTCATTTGTGGAAGTATACCAAAATTGCAATATCTACAATGATGGCATTTATTTTAATCTTACCGATCCGGCTACAAAATCTGATAATGTAGTGTATTTGGAACACAATGAACCATTAATTTATGGGAAAGAAAAAAACACCGGCGTAAAATTAAATGGGTTTAAATTCGAAAAAGCTGAATTGAAAACAGAGGCAGATCATGAAAAGCTTTTTAAGCATGATGAAAAAAACCCAGATCCCGGCTATGCATTTATGCTTTCCGGGTTGACGGAAAACCCGGAGTTACCCACTCCATTAGGAGTTTTTCGGGAGTTAGAACAAGATTCCTTCGACAAAATGTTCCATCAACAAATAGAGGATGTTAAGAAGGACAAAGGCAAAGGAGACATAAAGAAACTTCTATTAACCGGAGAAACCTGGACGATTAATTAA
- a CDS encoding creatininase family protein: MKIVKCLTFLMLVCSAGYAQNNPTTREMNLINWMEFKEFVPEKIETVLLPVGTLEPHGVIPNGSDNLAPEAMARDLAKRLNAMIAPTLNYGITGSLKAYAGAFAISEEAYRLFVADILKGLAKNGFKNIIILNGHGGPQTAVLRDLISTVSEKYRVRMLLTNWWSLASDETFEVFGENGGHAGINETAYIQHIVPDHIHSERYSKEMTTPYPTANSWTAYPFPSSIGLYEAGQGFPTFDPQKADEYFRKVNDKVFSLVSDVIKKWDLAGLYR; this comes from the coding sequence ATGAAAATTGTAAAATGCTTAACATTTCTTATGTTAGTTTGTAGCGCCGGCTATGCCCAAAATAATCCAACCACACGTGAAATGAATCTTATTAACTGGATGGAATTTAAAGAATTTGTTCCGGAAAAAATTGAGACGGTATTATTACCGGTTGGAACATTAGAGCCGCATGGTGTGATCCCAAATGGCTCGGATAACTTAGCCCCGGAGGCAATGGCTCGCGATTTAGCCAAGAGATTGAATGCCATGATCGCACCTACCTTAAATTATGGCATTACCGGTTCGTTGAAAGCATATGCCGGAGCTTTTGCCATCAGCGAAGAAGCCTATCGTTTATTTGTTGCAGATATTCTAAAAGGGTTGGCTAAAAACGGCTTCAAAAATATTATTATTTTGAACGGTCATGGTGGACCGCAAACCGCAGTTTTACGAGATTTAATTAGCACCGTTTCAGAGAAATACCGTGTTCGAATGCTATTAACGAATTGGTGGTCATTGGCATCAGATGAAACGTTTGAGGTTTTTGGTGAAAATGGCGGCCATGCCGGTATTAACGAAACCGCGTACATTCAGCATATCGTCCCGGATCACATCCACTCTGAACGCTACTCAAAAGAAATGACCACTCCCTATCCTACAGCAAATAGCTGGACTGCCTATCCATTTCCGTCATCGATCGGGCTATACGAAGCCGGGCAAGGATTCCCAACATTTGATCCCCAAAAAGCGGACGAATATTTTCGTAAAGTAAATGATAAGGTATTCTCTTTAGTTTCAGATGTAATCAAAAAATGGGATTTAGCTGGACTGTACCGCTGA